The window GCGAGTGTATCGCCCGTCGAGGCGATGGTTTTCGCCGAAAACGGAGTGCCGTTCGCATCGGCGGGATATATGCCCGCCGTATGATCTACGAAATAGGCGTCGAGGCCGCTTTCCTTTATCTGTTCGGGCGTCATTTTTCGCGTGAGCTGATGGATAATGGCGCTCACCATCTCAAGATGCGCAAGCTCCTCCGTGCCCACGTCGTTTAGGGTGGCCTTTATTCGGCTGTCGGGCGCGGATATCCTCTGCGAAAGATAGCGCGTCGCCGCGCCAAGCTCCCCGTGCGGCCCGCCCAGCTGCGCCATTATTATCTTGGCCGCCGTCGGATCGGGATTTTTTATCTTCACGGGGTATTGAAGCTTCTTTTCATATATCCACATCAGCCGTTCACCTCCGCATTCTCCGTCTCAAAATCGTATTCCCACGGCCACGGGCCCTTTGCCCATGAAAACGCGCCGTCGTACTCTCTTCCCGCCGCGGTAAGCGGTCCGTATTTTTTTTCGTACTCTGCGGCCTTCGCCGCTTTCCTCTCTCGCGTCTCGTTTAAAAAGGCTATGGCCTTTTCGCATTCGGGATGCGTGTTAAGAAAGAGATTTGTTTCAACTATGGCAAAGCTCATTATCTGTATCTCGCGCATGAGCTTTTCTTTTTTGCCGTTCATTCGGGCGTCGCCTCCTCGCCTATAAAGGGCTTGTCGAGAGCCGTAAAAAGCGTGCCTCGCATAAGCGCCGCCTCGGCGTCGTAAAGCCCTTCCCACGCCTGCATCGGCGCGTATACCATGGCAAGAGGGAGCGGCGTACACGTCGTATACGGAAAAACCGCCGCGTCCGCCGCGCCGCCCAAGCAGCCGCATTTTGCGCTGTTGTTCGTCTGCTGCATCGTTATTCTCCCCGGTCTATCTATATAAAGGGCAAAAGCGGGACGCGCCCGCCGCCCGTGTTATATAATACTATGCGGGCGCGCATGATGTGAATGGCAAGTATTTATTGACAGCCGAACCGCCTTATTGTAAAATTATAGCTATAATAAAACACTTTTTTCGGGAGGGACAATATGAACAGCGAAAGATATGAAATACTCGGTCAGATAGTTGAAGCGGCCAAAATGGTGTGCGCGTCCAAAAAAGTGACGCCGCTCATCCCCGAGGTAAGAAGCAATATAACGATGTGCACGAGCGACCCGAAAACGCCCGAGGACGTTGCGGGCATACCCGGCAGGATAACGGTGATAAACGGGCTTCCCGCGGTATATGCATATCCCGATTGGGCGGCTTCGGTGAACACGTCTTACGTGCTTATAATGATGCATTCGTTCGACAAGAACGTGCGCTCCGTTATGGAGATAAGATATTCGCCCAAGCTCATAGAGGCGCTTTCAAAGGCAGGCTATACGCTCTATGAGATACCCGACTCCGATTCGTGGGAGAGCACGATGAAGAAGGGGCTTACGGCGGGACACAGTGAGCTTCCGATATTCCACTCGAAGGGCGACTGGGCAAGAGAGGGCGCCGTTATCGTATCCGGCCCCGACGCCGTTACCGTGGCAAAAAAGGTGCTCGCCATCGCCGAGCTTCTTTAAAGAAATTCGCATAATAATGCCCGACGCGCTAAAAGCGTCGGGCGTTTGTTTTTGGGTCCCGTGGCCCTAAAGCCCCTTTGCGCCTCTGCCGCGCAGGCGCGCCCCCTTTGTCATCCTGAGCGCCCCCCTTTGTCATCCTGAGCCTCCCCCTTGTCATCCTGAGCCTCCCCCTTGTCATCCTGAGCCTCCCCCTTGTCATCCTGAGCCTCCCCCTTGTCATCCTGAGCGAAGCGAAGGATCTTTCTGCAATAAGATTCTTCGTCGCTTCGCTCCTCGACAATGACACGGGGGGAAGCCCCCCGCGAAGCAGGGAGTTTCATTAGAACTGCGTTCTATAATTCCCATTCAATTATCCTTTTTCTTGCTTAAAAGCAAGGACAATTTTTTAAAAGCTGGCGCTTTTAAGATTTTAATCGCCTGCGCGGCGGGCGGTTCTTTTTACAAAAAAAGAACCAAAATTTCCGGGGGACGCGGCAAGGGGAGTAGCGGGGCAGTAAAGGG of the Clostridia bacterium genome contains:
- a CDS encoding manganese catalase family protein — encoded protein: MWIYEKKLQYPVKIKNPDPTAAKIIMAQLGGPHGELGAATRYLSQRISAPDSRIKATLNDVGTEELAHLEMVSAIIHQLTRKMTPEQIKESGLDAYFVDHTAGIYPADANGTPFSAKTIASTGDTLADLFEDLAAEEKARLSYDNILRLIDDPDIRDPIKFLREREIVHFQRFGEALEIAKSKLDCKNYYAYNPSFDK
- a CDS encoding spore coat associated protein CotJA, which gives rise to MQQTNNSAKCGCLGGAADAAVFPYTTCTPLPLAMVYAPMQAWEGLYDAEAALMRGTLFTALDKPFIGEEATPE
- a CDS encoding spore coat protein CotJB; translated protein: MNGKKEKLMREIQIMSFAIVETNLFLNTHPECEKAIAFLNETRERKAAKAAEYEKKYGPLTAAGREYDGAFSWAKGPWPWEYDFETENAEVNG